The Apium graveolens cultivar Ventura chromosome 6, ASM990537v1, whole genome shotgun sequence genome contains a region encoding:
- the LOC141665944 gene encoding uncharacterized protein LOC141665944: MPPKQLSGYEKRKKKRKADKFIQSKKGALNKFVIRESQNVNNDVDVPETLANDLGCDNNLNQENHDDNEKKYGNDISHLGDIVVEVNQEENVDECVDIYDPRIWDGLDVKSRDLLILNGSKRDLSIVKGPRDKLLRCFSSNYYTRYMSNGEKYDRPWLKEHDNSGEHVNNMCAWIDLRDRLEINKTIDKDVQKQIKKEKQHWKELLNSIIHVVEYLATNTLAFRGTIDRPFDENNGNFLGLIEMIAKWDPIMKEHLRRIEHSEIHYHYLSNKIQNELIVSLANEIKNVMIRKIKEAKYFSVILDCTPDASHQEQIVLENALVTLDLDIDNIRGQGYDDGSNMKGKHQGIQKRLLDINPRAFYTPCGCHSLNLALCDIANSCVKAKDFFGIIQGIYNLFSNSTKRWKILKEHVKISVKQLSSTIWESHVEAVKAIRFQPIKIREALLELAETDGDNDVRCRANTLSCFHIGNFEFLVGLIIWETRFIDAMKIAKDIAIEMKIDPIIQDIIDYTGHSCICQVKIVEIILKVNYVAGEIEWISTFIH; encoded by the exons ATGCCTCCTAAACAATTATCAGGATatgaaaaaagaaagaaaaaaagaaaggCTGATAAATTTATCCAATCTAAAAAAGGAGCTCTTAATAAGTTTGTTATTAGGGAGTCTCAAAATGTTAATAATGATGTTGATGTTCCTGAAACTTTGGCAAATGATTTAGGTTGTGATAATAATTTAAATCAAGAAAATCATGATGATAATGAAAAAAAATATGGCAATGATATTAGTCACCTTGGTGATATTGTTGTTGAGGTAAATCaagaagaaaatgttgatgaatGTGTTGATATTTATGATCCAAGAATTTGGGATGGTCTTGACGTTAAGTCAAGAGATTTATTAATATTAAATGGTTCTAAAAGAGATCTTTCTATAGTTAAAGGCCCTCGAGATAAGTTATTAAGGTGTTTCTCTTCCAATTATTATACACGGTATATGTCAAATGGTGAAAAATATGATAGACCATG GCTTAAGGAACATGACAATAGTGGTGAACATGTTAATAATATGTGTGCTTGGATTGATTTACGTGACAGACTAGAGATAAACAAAACAattgataaagatgttcaaaaacaaattaaaaaggaaaaacaacattgGAAGGAGTTACTAAATAGTATAATCCATGTTGTGGAATACCTAGCTACAAATACATTAGCTTTTCGTGGAACAATTGACCGGCCTTTTGATGAGAATAATGGAAACTTTCTAGGATTAATAGAGATGATTGCTAAATGGGATCCTATTATGAAAGAACATTTACGTCGTATTGAACATAGTGAAATTCATTATCATTATCTTAGTAATAAAATTCAAAATGAGTTGATTGTCTCTTTGGCTAATGAAATAAAAAATGTTATGATTAGGAAAATTaaagaagcaaaatatttttctgtgATACTTGATTGTACTCCTGATGCAAGTCATCAGGAACAAAT TGTACTAGAGAATGCACTTGTTACTCTTGATCTTGACATTGATAATATTAGAGGCCAGGGATATGATGATGGTTCTAATATGAAGGGTAAACATCAAGGTATTCAAAAAAGATTACTTGATATAAACCCTAGGGCATTTTATACTCCTTGTGGCTGTCATAGTTTAAATCTAGCACTCTGTGATATTGCAAATTCTTGTGTAAAAGCAAAAGATTTTTTTGGTATTATACAAGGTATTTATAACTTGTTCTCAAACTCAACGAAGAGATGGAAAATTTTAAAAGAGCATGTTAAAATTAGTGTTAAACAACTTTCTTCCACCATATGGGAAAGTCATGTGGAAGCTGTGAAAGCAATTAGATTTCAACCGATAAAAATAAGAGAAGCCTTACTGGAATTAGCTGAAACAGATGGTGACAATGATGTTAGGTGTAGGGCTAATACTTTATCTTGTTTTCATATTggaaattttgaatttttggtAGGTTTAATTATATG gGAGACTCGATTTATAGATGCCATGAAAATTGCTAAGGATATTGCTATAGAAATGAAAATTGATCCAATTATTCAG GATATTATTGACTATACCGGTCACAGTTGCATCTGCCAAGTTAAAATTGTTGAAATCATACTTAAGGTCAACTATGTCGCAGGAGAGATTGAATGGATTAGCACATTTATCCATTGA
- the LOC141665946 gene encoding uncharacterized protein LOC141665946 has protein sequence MEISLLSRLLLAHLAAKALAVKALAYKGICGDHLAAKQMTKVQQCAEIESKLSGVSVVPGPICCLGNKYHGSFSTGQRRLRYVLVAIDYITKWAEAKAMRTINQLDYIKFMDSIVMRFGIPMVLISNNGPQFVGSDFEAYLKELGIKHQKASVAHL, from the exons ATGGAAATATCACTACTATCCAGGTTACTATTGGCCCACCTAGCTGCTAAGGCACTAGCTGTTAAGGCACTAGCCTACAAAGGAATCTGCGGAGATCACCTAGCTGCTAAG CAAATGACAAAAGTTCAGCAATGTGCTGAAATAGAGTCCAAGCTTTCCGGGGTCAGTGTTGTCCCCGGTCCCATTTGCTGTTTGGGGAATAAATATCATGGGTCCTTTTCCACGGGCCAAAGGAGATTGCGATATGTGCTAGTGGCAATTGATTATATAACTAAGTGGGCTGAGGCCAAAGCCATGAGAACCATCAATCAGCTGGACTACATCAAATTTATGGATTCAATTGTGATGAGGTTCGGGATTCCAATGGTTTTGATCTCGAATAACGGACCGCAGTTTGTTGGTTCAGACTTTGAAGCGTATTTGAAAGAGCTCGGGATCAAGCATCAGAAAGCATCCGTGGCCCACCTTTAG
- the LOC141665947 gene encoding uncharacterized protein LOC141665947, whose protein sequence is MTILRGLEPRLEESKKNWLYELPKVLWSYRTTSRNGTEETPFKLAYGTEAQLPIETRSPSHRVVNFDEISNIEGLKTNLELLDEVRDWVVEKMENYKEKTKLYFVKKTKIREYEVGDLVLRDTEASKPTNQGKLQPNWEGPYIVKEVLRPGTYKLNYLSGIEVPNTWHGARLRKFYQ, encoded by the coding sequence ATGACAATACTCCGAGGCCTAGAACCAAGGTTGGAAGAGTCTAAAAAGAACTGGCTATATGAGCTCCCAAAAGTCTTATGGTCCTACAGAACCACCTCCCGGAACGGGACCGAAGAGACTCCTTTTAAGCTCGCCTATGGCACCGAGGCCCAGCTACCAATAGAAACCAGATCCCCCTCCCACAGAGTCGTCAACTTTGATGAAATCTCAAATATTGAAGGCCTCAAAACCAACCTGGAACTCTTGGATGAAGTAAGAGACTGGGTTGTGGAAAAGATGGAAAACTACAAAGAAAAGACAAAGCTCTATTTTGTAAAAAAGACCAAGATAAGGGAATACGAAGTGGGAGATCTAGTACTCCGGGACACTGAAGCTTCTAAACCAACAAACCAAGGAAAGCTGCAGCCCAACTGGGAAGGCCCCTACATAGTCAAAGAGGTGCTCCGACCGGGAACGTACAAGTTAAACTACCTCAGCGGAATCGAGGTCCCAAACACCTGGCACGGAGCCCggctaaggaaattctaccagtaA